A section of the Kluyveromyces lactis strain NRRL Y-1140 chromosome F complete sequence genome encodes:
- the MAD3 gene encoding Mad3p (similar to uniprot|P41695 Saccharomyces cerevisiae YGR188C BUB1 Protein kinase that forms a complex with Mad1p and Bub3p that is crucial in the checkpoint mechanism required to prevent cell cycle progression into anaphase in the presence of spindle damage associates with centromere DNA via Skp1p) produces the protein MGPIHFDELEAQKENIISLPQGRSATRVTSAMNKSLSSIYDTRLAFERDIHDTLDELDDPLQLFLEYINWIHDNYPSPTTRQSGLPEIMERCIEYCKNIETYKNDVRYLKLWLQYIDLFAVKLDEKREMFVYMMRLEIGDRLALYYESFSQLLINMDASGDALDLIDRGIEKKARPLRRLEQFKLSVQQAIQTRGLTEQELPRSFSTFEIHGDLVLGRYRSEINDTRNNSISRNNDNSMSERSQNSLKSTGKLQVFADNEEELQNDKFMLRQDLPTLPPYKTRNKENHTPAIPFKSGSTIAPLKQSNSFSQTDLDKIPVFRDDLGRATPVYKLIEVPGRKPEKIQTNFELLYPTADEEYCIEEVLALARNCYYKEKNSSVKRHLEENNHENSKPMKKRGLQPKSPEYHKVTTTSILPLKGDIEPDGLTGHSDGKSKSPTVTMFSKDAMNEVYSMFNQSYHDMKNYSDHDDTTSGKFTMYENFQEDLTGKNSEDLTEVKQPMESKNLSASTSANATPSRDQKQETTTPTFKSKLQDYMTPIQERTEPNFKTLLSQDDDITGESRRKSTNSVNTAESSPFLTQPQRLLDPSPSHQIVENPLSLELRRELLESLDPALASYPTYYEYSQQLKMSSLLKRIQKVSKNMNKNPIVDFKKTNDLYCIRRELGEGGYATVYLAESSTGQLSALKVEKPASVWEFYILKQIERRVPDEAILKSIINVSALHCFQDESYLVLNYANQGTILDLVNWERERNGGALDECLCMFITVELMRVLECIHDVGIIHGDIKPDNCMIRFQKVSHLGKYFANGENGWNRKGIYLIDFGRSFDLSLFPLGTKFRSNWKTDQQDCPEMREQRPWSYEADYYGLAGVIFCMLFGHYIETVKVASNRYQLKSPLKRYWQQDIWNPLFDLLINSGAHDSTLVSKLRHYRERMESYLERESALKLRNVVLSLEADLEHLRK, from the coding sequence TTCACGATAACTATCCTTCTCCCACCACAAGACAATCTGGCTTACCAGAGATAATGGAAAGATGTATAGAGTACTGCAAGAATATTGAAACGTACAAAAACGATGTACGATACTTGAAGTTGTGGTTACAGTATATTGATCTATTTGCCGtcaaattggatgaaaaaagagaaatgtTCGTCTACATGATGAGACTTGAAATCGGAGATAGATTAGCATTGTATTACGAAAGTTTCTCCCAGTTGTTGATCAATATGGATGCATCCGGAGACGCACTAGATTTGATTGACCGAGGgatagaaaaaaaagcaagGCCACTGCGGCGActtgaacaattcaaaCTAAGTGTCCAACAAGCAATACAAACTCGTGGTCTAACGGAGCAGGAACTACCGCGAAGCTTTTCAACATTCGAAATCCATGGTGATCTTGTCCTTGGAAGATATAGAAGTGAGATAAATGATACTCGCAATAATTCTATTAGCCgcaataatgataatagCATGTCTGAAAGATCGCAGAACTCGTTGAAATCCACTGGAAAATTGCAAGTATTTGctgataatgaagaagaactgCAAAATGATAAATTTATGTTGAGGCAGGACCTCCCTACCTTGCCACCATATAAAACCCGAAATAAAGAGAATCATACGCCGGCCATACCTTTTAAATCAGGATCTACGATAGCGCCATTGAAACAATCTAACAGCTTTTCGCAAACAGATTTGGATAAAATACCAGTATTCAGAGATGATCTCGGACGGGCTACGCCGGTTTATAAACTGATAGAAGTTCCTGGTCGGAAGCCAGaaaaaatacaaacaaattttgaattaCTATACCCTACAGCGGATGAGGAGTATTgtattgaagaagttttggCACTAGCAAGAAACTGCTACTataaggaaaaaaattccAGTGTCAAACGacatttggaagaaaataatcACGAGAATTCCAAACCcatgaagaaaagaggtCTGCAACCAAAATCTCCCGAGTATCATAAGGTAACTACAACTTCAATCCTTCCTTTAAAAGGAGACATTGAACCAGATGGTTTAACCGGACATTCTGATGGTAAGTCAAAGTCTCCGACAGTAACTATGTTCTCCAAAGATGCCATGAATGAAGTATATTCAATGTTCAATCAAAGTTATCATGACATGAAAAATTACTCTGACCATGACGATACAACTAGTGGTAAGTTCACCATGTATGAAaactttcaagaagatctAACAGGTAAAAACTCTGAAGACTTAACAGAAGTCAAACAGCCGATGGAAAGTAAAAACTTAAGTGCCAGTACCAGTGCCAATGCAACACCTTCCAGAGATCAAAAGCAAGAAACTACTACCCCCACTTTCAAAAGTAAACTACAGGATTATATGACACCAATTCAGGAAAGAACTGAACCCAATTTCAAGACCCTACTGTCGCAAGATGACGATATCACTGGTGAATCTAGAAGGAAGAGTACAAATTCAGTTAATACGGCGGAATCTTCGCCTTTTCTTACACAACCTCAGCGATTACTTGACCCCTCACCTTCACACCAGATTGTTGAGAATCCATTAAGTTTGGAGCTAAGAAGAGAGTTATTGGAATCGTTGGATCCAGCTTTAGCATCATACCCAACATATTATGAATATTCGCaacagttgaaaatgaGCTCTTTATTGAAGCGGATTCAGAAAGTGTCAAAAAATATGAACAAAAATCCGATAGtcgatttcaagaaaacCAACGATTTGTATTGTATCAGAAGGGAACTTGGAGAAGGAGGATATGCAACAGTATATCTCGCAGAATCTAGCACAGGCCAATTAAGTGCTTTGAAGGTAGAAAAACCGGCAAGTGTATGGGAATTCTATATACTAAAACAGATAGAAAGAAGAGTGCCAGACGAAGCAATACTAAAATCCATAATAAATGTAAGTGCATTGCATTGCTTCCAGGACGAAAGCTATCTTGTGTTAAATTATGCTAACCAGGGAACAATTTTAGATCTAGTTAATTGGGAACGCGAGAGAAATGGAGGTGCATTAGATGAGTGCCTCTGCATGTTCATAACTGTAGAGTTGATGAGAGTTTTAGAATGTATTCACGATGTGGGAATTATCCACGGCGATATTAAGCCAGATAATTGCATGATCAGATTTCAGAAAGTGTCTCATTTGGGTAAGTATTTTGCAAATGGAGAAAATGGATGGAATAGAAAGGGAATTTATCtcattgattttggaagaTCTTTCGATCTTTCATTATTCCCACTGGGAACCAAATTCAGATCTAACTGGAAGACTGACCAACAGGATTGCCCTGAAATGAGAGAGCAACGTCCATGGAGCTACGAAGCTGATTATTATGGGCTTGCTGGGGTGATATTTTGCATGCTATTCGGACATTACATCGAAACAGTAAAAGTAGCGTCCAACAGATACCAGTTGAAAAGCCCTTTGAAACGTTACTGGCAGCAGGATATTTGGAATCcactttttgatttattaaTAAATAGTGGAGCACATGACAGCACACTTGTTTCAAAACTTCGCCATTATAGGGAGCGTATGGAATCGTACCTTGAAAGAGAATCGGCATTGAAGCTCAGAAATGTCGTCC